ATAAGCTTTCAGCATTGTTTGTGGTTTTGGTTGCGCTCTATTCGTGTACCGACAATGACATGAAGTATATTGCAACAATGCCCGAAACCGGTAAATTTGCTCTTACCCCAAGTGATACGGCTCTTGTCCTGAGTAAAACGGATGCATCCACCCACACCGCAATCAGCTTTAAATGGGATTCCCTTACTTACGGGATCAGCACTCCGGTGACCTACACCATCCAGATGGATACGCTGAACGGAGACTTTTCAACACCTGTTGAAGAAGAGGTGGCCGTCAACAAATATTCGATTTCCTATACCGACTCTGTATTGAATAAGAAGTTGTTGAACCAGTTAAAACTGAAAGGTGACGTTAAATCAACCGTTCAAGTTCGGTTAAAGGCTTATATGGCATTTGGAAACAATCCGGTGTACAGTAACGTGCTGAAGATTGGTGTTACCCCATATAGCGTTGTCAAACAAGCTGCATTCCTCTATATGCCGGGAGTAAGTGGTGACTGGAATGACTATTCGGTCAAATTATGTTCAAAAAACAATGACGGCAACTACGAGGGATTTGTAAATGCCGCACAGTGGGCAAACTTCAAATTCTCCGAAAAAGCAGATGGTGGCGGTGCCTGGTATGGTTCCAGCCCTAGTGGCCTCTATACGTTGGATGGAACATCCGGCATGTGGAACATCTGGTTTGACGAAGGTGGTTATTTCCTCGTCAAGGCCAATACCAACAACATGACCTGGAGCAAGACTGCCATCACCTCCTTTGCCGTAACCGGTGAATTCAACGGATGGAGTCTGACTGCTACTCCAATGACCTACGACTCCTCAACGAAAAAATGGAGCGTTACCTGCAACATCTCCACCGTCCTTTATGGCATTCAGATTATTGCCAATCAGGATTGGGGTTCCAAATATGGCGACACGGATAAAAACGGTTCGCTGGTATTGGGTGGAGACAACATCGTGATTTCGACTCCGGGCACATACACCATTACCATGGATCTGAGCCACCCTGAAAAGTACACCTACACTATCAAATAACACACACTATCTACTAACAACCCCCGCTATGGCTTACCTCCGGGTAAGTCATAGCACTTTCTGAACCAATTGAAAAGATGAAGCATTTTAAGATAAGACCTTTTTATCCGAATGTTATGATGAAGAAGCTCAACCAGCTTATTTCCCTGATGACTATCCTGTTGATTCTGCCACAAGTCTCCTACGCTCAGTTTGCCAAAGGGGCCGATGTCAGCTGGCTTCCTCAGATGGAGACAAGCGGTTACATTTTCCGTAATGATAAGGGTCAAAAAGAGGATTGCCTGTCCATTCTCAAAGAACACGGCATCAATGCTATACGCCTGCGCACGTGGGTAAATCCGAATGACAATCCGCAAAGCGGTCATTGCAGCAAAGAGGAAACCGTGGCGATGGCAGTTCGGGCAAAAAAACTGGGAATGGACGTGATGATTGACTTCCATTACAGTGATTCGTGGGCCGACCCCAAGCAACAGGTAAAACCCAAAGCCTGGGAAGGATTAAGCTTCGACCAGTTGAAACAGGCGCTTTACGATTATACATTTGACGTCATGACTGCGTTAAAGAAAGCAGGCGTGACTCCCAAATGGGTACAGGTGGGTAACGAAACTCCCGGCGGGATGATTTATCCGGAAGGTAAGATTGAAAACTGGGGACAACTGACACAGTTGATCAACAAAGGTTACGATGCCATCAAAGCCGTTTCACCGGAATCCAAAGTCATCCTACACGTGGACCAGGGCAACAACAACGAACGTTTCCGCTGGTGGTTTGACAATGCAACGAAGTACAACGCAAAATACGACATCATCGGTCTTTCTTATTATCCCTACTGGCTCGAAGGAAATCCCGACTACAAACTTTCCATCAATGACCTGGGAAATAACCTGAAGGATATGGTATCGCGCTATAACAAAGAGGTGATGGTCGTAGAAGTAGGCGGCGAAGACACCAAAGTGCAAAATACCTACGACATGCTCAAAGCAGTTATCAAAAAGGTAAAAGAAGTTCCTGCCCGCAAAGGTCTTGGCGTATTCTACTGGGAACCGCAAGGCGCCCGCAGATGGAGCAAATACGAACTAAGCTGCTGGGGCAACGATGGCCGACCGACCAAAGCATTGGATGCATTCAAATAATTTGGACTGAATAGTATCACCTATTCATTACGCGTCAAGCGGCCTTAAGC
The Parabacteroides sp. FAFU027 DNA segment above includes these coding regions:
- a CDS encoding DUF5111 domain-containing protein; this encodes MKNIIYKLSALFVVLVALYSCTDNDMKYIATMPETGKFALTPSDTALVLSKTDASTHTAISFKWDSLTYGISTPVTYTIQMDTLNGDFSTPVEEEVAVNKYSISYTDSVLNKKLLNQLKLKGDVKSTVQVRLKAYMAFGNNPVYSNVLKIGVTPYSVVKQAAFLYMPGVSGDWNDYSVKLCSKNNDGNYEGFVNAAQWANFKFSEKADGGGAWYGSSPSGLYTLDGTSGMWNIWFDEGGYFLVKANTNNMTWSKTAITSFAVTGEFNGWSLTATPMTYDSSTKKWSVTCNISTVLYGIQIIANQDWGSKYGDTDKNGSLVLGGDNIVISTPGTYTITMDLSHPEKYTYTIK
- a CDS encoding arabinogalactan endo-beta-1,4-galactanase; protein product: MMKKLNQLISLMTILLILPQVSYAQFAKGADVSWLPQMETSGYIFRNDKGQKEDCLSILKEHGINAIRLRTWVNPNDNPQSGHCSKEETVAMAVRAKKLGMDVMIDFHYSDSWADPKQQVKPKAWEGLSFDQLKQALYDYTFDVMTALKKAGVTPKWVQVGNETPGGMIYPEGKIENWGQLTQLINKGYDAIKAVSPESKVILHVDQGNNNERFRWWFDNATKYNAKYDIIGLSYYPYWLEGNPDYKLSINDLGNNLKDMVSRYNKEVMVVEVGGEDTKVQNTYDMLKAVIKKVKEVPARKGLGVFYWEPQGARRWSKYELSCWGNDGRPTKALDAFK